In the genome of Hymenobacter taeanensis, one region contains:
- a CDS encoding alpha/beta hydrolase family protein, with protein MNKIVHVSWWQRTLLYLLLVILTCNRSVAGETQNALDGYWKGPLQVPGGKLEVIFRLVKLSDGTYFAAMDVPLQKVSRMPVAVSVHGDTISLAAEEAGSRFMGRLTPDGKKIDGTWSQPGFTVPMLLEFVPATIDTNPKARLTPPYREEEVLFTNIPVDLRLAGMLTIPAGKGPFPAVVLVSDAGAHDREGTVGDYHVLGALGDYLTRRGIAVLRFDDRGVGKSGGQASTTTVPDMVSDVQAALNFLRTRPEIDLEHLGVIGHGEGGNVALLAAAQPLPPSFVVTLAAPGLPGRVLQAQQQANMLKATGTDAAKMETALKNQQAMFDFIAQTPDPTQAKPIIANMLRQSNPTLDSSAVRLAATDMTSARYKAFLSFDPTAKMGDVKCPVLLLNGTADLDVGADANLAVLTKCLKSSGSVTPRKLLGVNHLFQSDPKEWPLVNGQQKPAFSSAAQEAIREWVVQQTQTDKGKK; from the coding sequence TGTAATTCTGACATGCAACCGCAGCGTAGCCGGCGAAACACAAAATGCTCTCGATGGCTATTGGAAGGGTCCTTTGCAAGTGCCGGGAGGGAAACTGGAAGTGATTTTCCGGTTAGTAAAGCTTAGCGACGGAACCTACTTCGCGGCCATGGATGTGCCGTTGCAGAAAGTCAGCCGCATGCCGGTGGCCGTATCTGTGCACGGCGATACCATTTCTCTGGCCGCTGAAGAAGCTGGTAGCCGTTTCATGGGCCGCCTGACCCCCGATGGAAAGAAGATTGATGGCACTTGGAGCCAGCCGGGCTTTACCGTGCCCATGCTGCTGGAGTTCGTGCCCGCCACCATCGACACGAACCCCAAAGCTCGCCTCACGCCCCCTTACCGCGAGGAGGAAGTGCTTTTTACCAATATTCCCGTTGATTTGCGCCTGGCCGGTATGCTTACAATTCCGGCGGGCAAGGGGCCGTTTCCGGCGGTAGTGCTAGTGTCCGATGCTGGAGCGCACGACCGGGAAGGTACCGTAGGCGACTACCACGTGCTAGGAGCTCTAGGCGACTACCTGACGCGGCGTGGTATTGCCGTGCTGCGCTTCGATGACCGCGGCGTGGGCAAATCAGGCGGGCAGGCCAGCACTACCACCGTGCCAGATATGGTATCTGACGTGCAGGCGGCCCTGAACTTCCTGCGCACCCGCCCTGAAATTGATTTGGAGCACCTGGGCGTAATCGGCCACGGAGAAGGCGGAAACGTAGCCCTGTTGGCTGCCGCCCAGCCTCTGCCCCCCAGCTTTGTAGTAACGCTGGCAGCTCCTGGCTTGCCTGGTAGAGTATTGCAGGCCCAGCAGCAGGCCAATATGCTGAAGGCGACAGGTACTGATGCTGCCAAAATGGAAACGGCCCTGAAAAACCAGCAGGCTATGTTTGACTTTATTGCTCAAACGCCCGATCCAACGCAAGCGAAACCTATCATTGCTAACATGTTACGCCAAAGCAACCCCACGCTGGATTCTAGCGCCGTGCGGCTTGCCGCTACTGACATGACTTCGGCCCGTTACAAAGCGTTCCTCAGCTTTGACCCTACGGCCAAGATGGGTGATGTAAAGTGCCCCGTACTGCTGCTGAATGGCACGGCAGACTTAGACGTAGGCGCCGATGCAAATTTGGCGGTGCTAACCAAGTGCCTGAAGAGCAGCGGCAGCGTAACTCCCCGTAAGCTGCTGGGAGTAAACCACCTCTTCCAGTCTGATCCGAAGGAATGGCCGCTGGTAAACGGTCAACAAAAGCCAGCTTTCTCCTCTGCCGCCCAAGAGGCCATTAGGGAGTGGGTTGTGCAGCAAACTCAAACCGACAAGGGCAAAAAATAA
- a CDS encoding OmpA family protein, with protein sequence MKKHFLSIFAATALLSACGDLKNPETKDQPQEATADTAVVYRNGETAAAAAGTAGDKMENAADQAGAAVSKTWDMTKAKLADVKLEEIDLPEVSVRSDDEYNVYGLEEKILFDTDKAEIKPSATRALAEISASVAQRFRGKEVQVLGFADSRGDKAYNRELAAKRAAAVKNWLTTNGQMNAANVSIESFGETAPVASNATAAGRQQNRRVEIAVRK encoded by the coding sequence ATGAAAAAGCATTTCCTCTCAATTTTCGCCGCCACCGCTCTTTTATCGGCCTGCGGCGACCTGAAGAACCCCGAAACCAAAGACCAGCCTCAGGAAGCTACTGCTGATACGGCCGTAGTGTACCGGAATGGCGAAACCGCAGCCGCTGCAGCTGGTACCGCCGGTGATAAAATGGAAAACGCCGCCGACCAAGCAGGCGCTGCTGTCAGCAAAACCTGGGACATGACCAAGGCTAAGCTTGCGGATGTGAAGCTCGAGGAAATTGACCTGCCTGAAGTGTCAGTGCGCAGTGATGATGAGTACAACGTATACGGTCTGGAAGAAAAAATCCTTTTCGACACTGATAAGGCTGAAATCAAGCCTTCTGCTACTCGGGCCCTCGCTGAAATCAGCGCTTCGGTGGCACAGCGTTTCCGGGGCAAGGAAGTACAGGTTTTAGGTTTCGCTGATTCCCGCGGTGATAAAGCATACAACCGGGAGTTGGCGGCTAAACGCGCGGCTGCAGTGAAAAACTGGCTGACTACCAACGGCCAGATGAATGCAGCAAACGTAAGCATCGAGTCATTCGGCGAAACGGCCCCAGTAGCTTCTAACGCTACGGCCGCTGGCCGCCAGCAGAACCGCCGGGTAGAAATTGCCGTGCGTAAATAA